The window CTCCCTTGACTTCATTCAGGGCGGCCTTGATCGCGAATTCGATGTCTTCCTCGTAATAATCCTCGATCAGATGCACTATCACTTCTGTATCAGTCTCTGAAACAAAGACATGACCCCGTTCCATCAATTTTTCCTTAAGGTCGCGGTAGTTTTCGATGATCCCGTTGTGGACCAGTACCAGTTCGTGCGTGCAGTCAAAATGTGGATGAGCATTTACAAATGATGGAGCCCCATGAGTGGCCCAGCGGGTGTGCCCGATGCCGATTTTAGAATTGATCTCTCCAGTGATCAATTTCTCCAGGGCTGCGATCCTGCCTTCCTGTTTGATCACCTTGAGGGTATCCTGCCCTTTAACTCCTGCATC is drawn from Candidatus Wallbacteria bacterium and contains these coding sequences:
- a CDS encoding class II glutamine amidotransferase, producing the protein MCGIVGYIGGRKAVPILIEGLKKLEYRGYDSAGVSFIDAGVKGQDTLKVIKQEGRIAALEKLITGEINSKIGIGHTRWATHGAPSFVNAHPHFDCTHELVLVHNGIIENYRDLKEKLMERGHVFVSETDTEVIVHLIEDYYEEDIEFAIKAALNEVKGAYAIAVLSLGEPDRIVAARHGSPLIIGIGEGENFLASDITAVLKHTRK